A section of the Falco biarmicus isolate bFalBia1 chromosome 3, bFalBia1.pri, whole genome shotgun sequence genome encodes:
- the LOC130146229 gene encoding RH-like protein codes for MPSNYRNFRINVPWLLLFLEAFFIILFFLFFSGEIPDESEIYPAFQDVNQMVIFGFGFFLAFLKRYEFSSTGFNLLIIVLGVQCSMLIDLFFRLPYKNVLDRVAEATVSVTAVVISAGTVLGKTNPVQLILMTVVEMIVFHMSRWINSTFLQVPDKISVMHAPLFGAYFGLAISSRFSEPSPRSEKNASTPKSDLLSMLGTLFLWVFWPSFNSILVVNHNERAICNTYFALAASTVTAFALSALTTKDGRFRMTHIRSAVLAGGVAVAYTAQSIEYPWIAMILGQLASVITVLGSYCLQRCLNPAFKIHDASGVHFTFGLPSVLGAFVQEVLFIVNNGTNSPRLGYAVVVHIAAFCLTISVALITGFITGSILSLKLFKTIPVSKYFDDQFYWEFPHLAVGF; via the exons ATGCCTTCTAATTACCGCAACTTCCGAATCAACGTGCCGTGGCTGCTCCTTTTTCTGGAAGCTTTTTTCATcatcctctttttccttttcttctcaggGGAGATACCAGACGAGTCAGAAATCTACCCAG CTTTTCAAGATGTCAACCAGATGGTGATTTTTGGATTTGGCTTTTTCCTGGCATTTCTGAAACGTTATGAGTTTAGCAGCACTGGATTCAACCTCCTGATCATTGTACTTGGTGTCCAGTGCTCCATGCtgatagatttatttttccGTCTTCCATACAAAAATGTTCTGGACAG AGTAGCAGAGGCCACTGTGAGTGTGACTGCTGTGGTCATCTCTGCTGGAACTGTTCTTGGGAAGACCAATCCTGTGCAATTAATTCTGATGACAGTTGTGGAGATGATAGTTTTCCATATGAGCAGATGGATCAACAGCACATTTCTGCAG GTTCCGGACAAAATCAGCGTGATGCATGCTCCCCTGTTTGGAGCCTACTTTGGTCTGGCAATCTCCTCACGTTTCTCTGAGCCATCACCGAGGTCTGAGAAGAATGCGAGTACCCCAAAGTCGGATTTGTTGTCAATGTTGG GGACTCTCTTTCTTTGGGTGTTCTGGCCAAGCTTCAATTCCATACTAGTTGTGAACCACAACGAGAGAGCAATCTGCAACACCTACTTCGCCCTGGCAGCGAGTACTGTAACTGCCTTTGCGTTATCTGCTCTGACCACAAAGGATGGGAGATTCAGAATG ACTCATATCCGCAGTGCAGTGCTAGCTGGCGGGGTCGCTGTTGCTTATACAGCACAGAGTATCGAGTATCCTTGGATTGCCATGATTTTGGGTCAGCTTGCCAGTGTGATAACCGTATTGGGATCTTACTGTTTACAG agATGCTTGAATCCTGCTTTCAAGATTCATGATGCCTCTGGAGTTCATTTCACTTTTGGTTTGCCTAGTGTGCTTGGAGCTTTTGTCCAGGAAGTTCTCTTCATAGTAAACAATGGGACTAATTCACCAAG actgGGTTATGCTGTTGTGGTGCACattgctgccttctgcctgACCATCAGTGTTGCCTTGATCACGGGTTTTATTACAG GATCAATCTTAAGCCTCAAACTGTTTAAGACCATCCCTGTATCAAAGTACTTTGATGACCAGTTTTATTGGGAG tTTCCCCATTTGGCTGTTGGATTTTGA